One window of Aspergillus oryzae RIB40 DNA, chromosome 3 genomic DNA carries:
- a CDS encoding uncharacterized protein (predicted protein) has translation MASAKLVSFKYGEIPVGAIKPRGWVKDQLRLAADGLAGHMFEFYRYVKNSSWLGGSEEYSELNEAAPYWYNGIVPLAYTLNDERLKAQASQFLDYVITHQADDGWLGPETTKETRGLWARCLLLLGMAAHAQAEPGRRDEIINSMLRFTRLAHIMIQNDYQGYLSHEGDRFDPLKFGLARAHELSTTLQWLYENVAEENRSVIWDTMDLMWTGAEIGGRDWSKFFVPGAFPTSASIKPQPNFQHGINVAQG, from the coding sequence ATGGCATCTGCAAAGCTGGTGTCGTTTAAATATGGGGAAATCCCAGTCGGTGCAATCAAGCCACGCGGATGGGTGAAAGATCAACTTCGACTGGCAGCTGATGGGCTAGCTGGCCACATGTTCGAATTCTACCGCTATGTCAAGAACAGCTCCTGGCTCGGTGGCTCGGAAGAGTATAGTGAGCTGAACGAAGCAGCTCCCTACTGGTACAACGGAATTGTGCCGTTGGCATACACCCTGAACGATGAGCGACTCAAAGCCCAAGCGAGTCAGTTTCTTGACTACGTGATCACTCACCAGGCTGACGATGGCTGGTTGGGTCCtgaaaccaccaaagaaacccgAGGGCTGTGGGCGCGatgtcttctgcttcttggtATGGCTGCTCACGCGCAGGCTGAGCCGGGACGCAGGGATGAAATTATCAATTCTATGCTGCGATTTACCCGTCTGGCGCATATAATGATCCAAAATGATTATCAGGGATATCTGTCACATGAGGGAGATCGCTTTGATCCGCTCAAGTTTGGGCTGGCCCGGGCTCATGAACTTTCCACCACCCTCCAGTGGCTCTACGAGAATGTAGCCGAGGAGAACCGATCGGTTATCTGGGATACTATGGACTTGATGTGGACAGGGGCTGAGATCGGTGGTCGTGACTGGTCCAAGTTCTTTGTCCCAGGAGCGTTTCCTACCTCAGCGTCTATTAAACCTCAGCCTAATTTCCAACATGGAATCAACGTGGCTCAAGGTTAG
- a CDS encoding uncharacterized protein (serine carboxypeptidases (lysosomal cathepsin A)) encodes MNAIIFISVVSSGNAQAYAATRTVVVNPRDAPKEPTGVKTITSPNGSTIRYKEPGEEGICETTPGVKSYSGYIDITLDIHVFFWFFESKRDPKHDPVTLWLNGGPGSDSLIGLFEELGPCTVAENMTTVLRDHSWTEVSNLLFLSQPVGTGFSYSTKEVGSMDPTYLTVESTTNKTEEGRWSVVNVTALDTSRLAAESAWELLQGFYSALPNLDADVESTDFNLWTESFGGHWGPSFSTYFYEQNEKLPEDGSKGRKLKFKSLGIINGIIDEPTQTKYLLEFTKKNTYGVQLINDTVYDHGAFSLNMPDGCQDQLDYCNWMKRENSIVRRSACAAAQYICQTTVEGLYYRFGDRGTYDIRKPTGQDVPPSYWRDYLNTAPVQNARGVDLNYTSSNLIYTAFSLSGDFAAPYLPDLEKLLELDIQISLVYGDADYICNWLGGEEISKVAKWSGQEAFNNAGYTDLVVDGTAYGETRQYGKLSFTRVWEAGHEVPYFQPAAALQIFNRTINGFDIATGEVEVSPDSDYATNGTAETTHTTTLPPLASSTSG; translated from the exons ATGAACGCAATTATTTTCATCAGCGTAGTTTCTTCCGGGAATGCACAAGCATACGCTGCTACTCGTACGGTTGTCG TCAATCCACGAGATGCGCCCAAAGAGCCGACCGGCGTCAAAACCATCACCAGCCCGAACGGTAGCACGATTCGGTACAAGGAGCCCGGCGAAGAAGGCATCTGTGAAACTACCCCAGGAGTCAAATCCTACAGCGGCTACATTGATATAACGTTGGATATCCATGtgttcttctggttctttgAATCGAAGCGCGACCCAAAGCATGATCCGGTTACGCTTTGGCTGAATGGAGGGCCGGGGAGTGATTCGCTTATTGGGCTGTTCGAAGAATTGGGCCCTTGTACTGTTGCGGAGAATATGACAACGGTTCTTCGTGATCATTCTTGGACGGAGGTTTCTAATCtgttgtttctttctcagcCTGTGGGGACGG GGTTCTCTTATAGCACGAAGGAGGTTGGATCCATGGATCCTACTTATTTGACGGTCGAGTCGACTACCAATAAGACGGAAGAAGGGCGGTGGTCTGTCGTCAATGTCACTGCGCTGGACACGAGCCGTTTGGCGGCTGAGTCTGCGTGGgagcttcttcaaggctTTTATAGTGCACTTCCAAATCTagatgcagatgttgagTCGACGGATTTCAATCTCTG GACCGAATCATTTGGTGGCCACTGGGGTCCCAGTTTCTCCACGTACTTCTATGAGCAAAACGAGAAGCTCCCTGAAGATGGCTCGAAAGGTCGCAAACTCAAATTCAAGTCTCTTGGGATCATAAACGGCATCATTGATGAGCCGACACAGACGAAGTACCTACTTGAGttcacaaagaagaacacatACGGGGTACAGCTTATCAACGACACAGTCTATGACCACGGTGCCTTCAGCCTCAATATGCCAGACGGTTGTCAAGACCAGCTTGACTACTGTAACTGGATGAAGCGGGAAAATTCCATTGTCCGTCGGTCAGCGTGTGCGGCCGCTCAATACATCTGTCAGACCACAGTAGAAGGCCTATACTATCGCTTCGGTGATCGTGGAACCTATGATATC CGGAAACCAACCGGACAAGACGTTCCCCCAAGTTACTGGCGT GACTACCTCAATACCGCCCCCGTTCAAAATGCCCGCGGAGTAGATCTAAACTACACCTCAAGTAACCTAATCTACACAGCCTTCAGTCTGTCCGGCGACTTCGCAGCGCCATATCTCCCCGATCTTGAAAAGCTCCTGGAACTGGACATCCAGATCTCCCTAGTCTACGGCGACGCCGACTACATCTGCAACTGGCTCGGCGGGGAGGAAATCTCCAAGGTCGCCAAATGGTCGGGACAAGAAGCGTTCAACAATGCAGGGTATACTGACCTCGTGGTGGATGGAACTGCATACGGTGAAACTCGACAGTATGGAAAGCTGAGCTTTACCCGTGTTTGGGAGGCTGGACACGAAGTTCCTT ACTTCCAACCGGCTGCTGCGTTGCAGATCTTTAATAGGACTATTAATGGGTTTGATATTGCTACAGGGGAAGTCGAGGTCTCCCCTGATAGTGATTATGCGACGAACGGTACTGCTGAGACCACTCATACGACTACTTTGCCTCCTCTTGCTTCATCAACTTCGGGTTGA